DNA sequence from the Solea solea chromosome 12, fSolSol10.1, whole genome shotgun sequence genome:
GGAAGCTAAATGTTTGGCCACAGGATTGGGGAGTTAGGATAATTCTATCCCTGTTGTGCAAACCCAGGAATCACAGCAGGGATTCCTGGGTTTGCAAAGAGACTGTTGTGTTACATTAATGAGCGTATTTGAAGCTACCTGTTCTTTTAAGGCAAGCAGTGGTTTACGCAATCAATGATGTGTTGCTggaacatgcatgtgtgtgtgtctttgtgtattcAATGAAAGCAGCTAAATGGCTGTGTCTTCACTTAGCAAGTCTCTGCGTTTCTGTCAATTATTAACGTCACTGAGCCAGTCGAAGTCTTGGCTAATTTTAGTCCCCCACACGTCAGAAACTCTAGTAAGAAAAAGGGGAACATGCAGATTTTGCAAACGCCACACCCACAGACAAACTGGGAGCACGTTTTGTAAAGTTTCTTCCACCAATTGATTAGCATTAGGGATTAAGTTTGGACATGTTTCCATTAAATGAAACTTTCCAGAGGCATGTTCAAGATTAGGACGGGTGATGATGATCACAACAAATGTTAAGGAAACCagataattgttgttttatggACAGACAGTTACACAAATCAAATGTTACGTCATAGTGCGTTTGGGCAATTCATAAGCATTTTGTGTTATTGCAATTGATGTAAATTATATTGCGATAAGTATTGTcacatattgcccagccctagttCAGGAAGCCCATTCCTCCCTTTTTTGCACAAGTTCAGTTCAAAATTCACTCCAGCTGCTTGGAGAGATGAAGCCCATGAGAGAGGGTGTAGCTGTGTTCCGCTCAGGACACCTCAAACTCAGTGTTCACCGTtcgtcagtgagtgagtgactgagcagAATCTTGTGCTGAAGTCCAGACATTCTCAGGAGATTGTTGGGAAGGACTCTGTGAGACAACAGTTGACCAATAAAGTTGCTCAGGGCATTCTCAGGAAATTCTCCTGCCAGCTCCCCAGTCAAACCTCTGGATATTCACTGAGGACTGAgaatacagcagcagagacggCAAGTGAATGGTGCGAGCGTCCTCCCTCCTGCATGATCAAGCCAGGAGTCACTCCTTTATCTCCACCAATTCTCCTCCTTCTATAGTGACGGGTCTCAAAATCTCCCACTGCATGTGTAAATGGAAAAGTCTGGATAATGTCCTGAGAGCTGGGGTCAGTTATTGTCCAGAAGAAATTAACAGAGTTACACACAGAGTACTTTTTTACGTTTGGGATGACAGTTTGTGCCCTCCTGAAAGATTGATTATACCCTGCAGCACGTGGTGCAGGTCAGGGATCTTCTTTTTTGAGCAAAGTGAGACACTTTCAATGAGCAGACGTGGATGTTTAATCCACGTGACATGAACTGCTCTGTCTAAACAATAAGACACGAGAGTGTCAAGTGTGCTTTTCAGGAATTTGGGCTATGCTGGATGATGGGTGTTTATCTAACAGGGTATGATATAATGCTAGTTCTCATTGAATGTATGACCGTGTGAACAAAACATCTGGAGCTGagttttttgtctttctcaccactataaaaacaaaaattggcACAGAAATGTTGAGGGTGTTGAGAAATGTTCCTGTCCCTGATTGGAAATATGATCAAAATCGTTAAATGATGACTTCATGATAAAGCCCCAGTGCGTGACACGATTGTGATACTGAACATTAATGGTGAAGATAACCACTCCGACTAAAGTATTGCAATGGCCATATCTGTCAAAACAATCTCAATATGAGATTATTTCCCTTTTAATATTCAGCCCGAGGTGACATcactgtgatgacatcatcttATTATGGCCTCTATGACATCAAACCGAAGCTGTAACCATGGCAGGTTTATGTGGTTGCTATGGGATTCCAGCTGACTTATAGGTTTGGTCACACCAGTCCTGACTTGTGTTTGACTCACCATGTCTTACACTGGGCTTCTATCAGGTCATTGGAAGGTCATGGGTTCTTTCctttccccctccccccctttttttttctaaatctgCAATAAGTTGAGTCACACTTTGCCACTGTAGTTATTACAAACACCCATATGACTGCTCTCTATCAATTAACACAACATGCCTGGAATTTCACTGGCGGGAGGATcatgatctgtgtgtgtttgggataCTATAGTATCTTTTGTGGTTGTTGATCAGGTTTTAACAACTTGACTAAATTACCTAACGTATAACCCTTTTATGTGGAATTTACCGCTTCTAAATTCTACCAAGCATCTTTTTCTGCGTGATGTAAAAAAATCCTACATGAAATCATAAATGCTGATACCTAAGAAATACTTTCCTATCaagttttttatatatgttatatatctACCCACATTTCCCACATTATTTTAGCAATGAAGAAACAAAGTTTGTCCACTTACTATctaaaatgtttcctttttttaaacttattgtttaaaaatgcattctCTTTGTATTCCCTTGTAAGTTAATATTCTGCTGTAGATTTTACATGGCAGTCTAgcaacaacttttttttgttttcaaataccACAGGTCCACGCAGTCTTGTTAAGTTGCATTTGAAAGTCTTAGCCTTCAGAAAATGGACATCACTTATGTTTCCTGGAGAGACTAACATGTTTCTATAATAATAATGCCTTGATTTATAGTCAAAGAGTTTTGACTAGACCTGTTAAATGAGTTCAGTGGGTCCATAGGGTGGAACTGAAAGCACACCTGGAGTCATAAAATCCTCTTTTAGGCCTCTTGGTCTGTTGCTATGGATTGATCTCTGTGGGTTAACCGGggcaaaccaacaaaaacatagAACATGTCTACATGACGATGAGCTTCGACAGAAATGCAGAacttcttttttattacatctttcaaagaggttatgtttttgttttttttctgtctgtctgcttttaTGTGAACAGTTGTGATGACATTTTGTGGGGATGTAAGTTATGGCTCGGGCTGAGCAGTAATTCAATAACTAGAATAGAATAACACAATTCAAATATAACATGCTGTTGGAGATGACACATTATTGCTATTAAATGCTGTTTTCTATTCATAAAGAATGTattggtttcttcaactttcactcagtCAGGAGCAGAACttaatctttaattatctgaTGGTTTAtctaaataattattaatatctACTGatctaaaacttttttttttatcatgattgCGATTTGGCCATATTGCTCAAACCTTGTTACGGCCCGGGgaagattagatttttttgattttccattTTAAACCTTGTGAGTGTGAAGTGGAGCATATTCACACTGTGGGAACTCTTTCTCAAGTTGTTTGTTCTGTCAAAGTGCTTTGTCTAGTTTTTAATTATTCCTTTAATGCTGCTTTACccattgttgtatttatttattttttattatctgctAATTCTGGCTGTCATGTCTATTACCTTGGGTTCAAAGGAGACACAAGTAATGTGAAGCCTGAGTGATGAGGCTCAGTCTGCCAGTGTCatgctcctccctcctctccctcctcgtACACACtcttgtctgctgctgctgctgctgctgctcacactgaGCTGAAGAGGATTGGAACATTGAGTACCTTcagcacatttttcacattcCCCTTTGAGGGTCTCAACCACATCCcccactatacacacacacacacaaacaccaacacttacacacaaaccACTAATGTTTTTCACCACTGGGCAGTAAAGGCAATAAGCATGTTGTGTCTCTTCCACTGGCTGTGAACCACATCATGCCAGTCCAATGGCAGATAATCTTTCCTCAaggctgtgtctgtgtgtgtggccctcgCTTCAGTTATTATTATGCAAGTGTTTCACAGTGTGCTCACCTGCACCTTTCTCTGTTCCCCTTCTCTGCAGCGGCGGTGTGTgtggtgagcagcagcagcggcggcggcggcaaaGATGACGGAGTATaagctggtggtggtgggagcTGGAGGCGTGGGCAAGAGTGCACTCACCATCCAGCTCATCCAGAACCACTTTGTGGATGAATATGACCCCACCATAGAGGTATGGCTGCCTCTTTGCATGTTCAACACATTATTCTTGAGGATGGCTTCTAAAAAGGTTGCGCATACAAGTTCTTGCATGCTACCACTTGCAGTCACGCATTAAtgtactttcttttcttttttttcttttcttttttttacttatgtCACTGCTGAAATTTATTGGCCAAACCCTGAGACGACAGTCGGTGTGAAGTGCTTTAATATGATTTAATTAATTGAATGCTGTGGCAATTCTTCAAATAGTCAGGGttggaaaaatgttttattttaatttaagagggagtctttttttttcctctggccatttttgtcattttatttattgtcataaaaataaaaaggagttGCAAAAATAAGAGGGAAGCCAGTGAGACTGTTTTCACCTCTCTACTAtccttttctccctctttcttcgCTCTGTCCCTCTCTTTCTCACCACGCCTGCCTCTGGCCACACAATGTCCTTTTTGTGTATTTGCATTCCTGGCCCCTATGCTCTAACAAACAAAGGGACAGCAACTCCATGTTTTTGTGGCTGTGTGTTGGAAGGCAAAACATTGGCTCTGTTACCCTGCTCCTGTGATCCCTGTATGTCCGTTTGACCTGGAAGTGGACTGGGAATTAATAACAGTTATCAATACACGGTCAGGTGACATCATGTCCGTACTGAAGGTCATGACGGCCTCAGTGATGGATCCACAGTTGCCATCCATAattctcaccttttttttaccttttttgacTCATTCACACAGTTCACTGGTGTTGGATTTTAGGGTTTGGATCTTTGGATTATGCTTGATTACACATTTGTGTATGTAATGACATGTGATTTAATAATTAGTTGTATTTACCTCCATTATGTTTAATTAGTGAAAGTGGGACAACCTAAAATAAACAGTCGTATGTCTATAATGGCCGTGTTAGTTTTTTTGCAtctgcagaaaaataaaacactaacatTTTTTGCTGAGATACCAGCGTCTGCTGTCTGTGTCAGAAAGCGATCTGCTTCCAGCATCGATCCAAAATGATTTTGAAAATTATAATAATGGAAATTATTGGCTACGATTGCACGGCTGCTCACATCCCGATTACTGAGAAGTACGAAGTAGGGCTGGACGATATGAAAACATAATCACAATATATATAAGATTTTCAAATCAGTTGATATCGATATACTTCTACTGTTAAATGTCAGATTATTAAAGATCAGTTCCCACCCCTGTGTAAATGTTAAAGGAAACCTTTTTTGTGGTTTGAAACTTTTTCATGGACAGAATAAGACAAAGACTAGTTAAACGTACACAATgcataaacattatattttaatatatataacagtttttttttttgctctctctgCAGGACTCGTACAGAAAACAGGTGGTGATTGACGGGGAGACGTGCCTGCTGGACATCCTGGACACTGCAGGTCAGGAGGAGTACAGCGCTATGAGGGACCAGTACATGAGGACAGGGGAGggtttcctctgtgtctttgcCATCAACAACACCAAATCATTTGAGGACATTCACCAGTACAGGTGTGTATTTGTTCACGACAGATGTGGAGTAGAAACAAGTCATGATAGTGAGTATGAGGTCATGTGCTGTTGCAGATGTGAACATGTGTATTTAGTGGCCAGGTCACTGACAAGTCAACGTGGAGCTGGGACACAAAAacctttctgttttgtttgctcCCTTCTAAGGTTCAGtcagtgcactgtgtgtgtgttacagggaCTCCCACGGGGTCTGGAGGGAGAGGGTGTATatagacagtgtgtgtgtgtgtgccagctcTCTGCAGTAGAGGGTTGATGTCATGCTGTAGTGTTTAACACAGCTTAGACCCCAACTGTAGGATTAGAGAACGATGCCAATGAAATCGATCCTGACTCAATTAGAGGTGCGGGGAGAGGTAGCACTCCCAAGGACAGGGAAGGAGaagggtgggggtggtgggcGGCGCATAGTGTTCTTTATCTTTGTCATTATGTGTCGCTCTCATCACATTATGCACTAACTTGCCAGTCTTGCGCGGGGGCAAGTAAAGAACAGATTTGCAGGATTTTTCTATGCTTGTTTATTACACTCACATTTGACTGTCCTGCCACTATTGCAGGACACCCTTATTGCTTTAGTACAAGTTATGATATCACCATCAAACCAACCATTGTGCGGCTTGTAAAAACATACATGGAGCTTTGGCTGCTTGGTAGAATAGGCGGTGGCTCGGTTTGAGTTGTTGAGTGATTTGATTGTCTGTCATCAGTTTTACAAGAAAATATAGTGAGAGGTGATTTTCCGAAATGTCTCCATCAGTGTTGGCAGATGCTGATATAACacttttttccctttaatttGAAAGAGCCAGCTATGTGATATCATACTTGGAAATCCACCTGATGTGTTTGGTTTTCAGGTTAGCTGTCCTTTTGCCTATTAAACTTGAAGGAGATACTTGCCATACCCTAACCGGGATATTCATGTCAGTTGTGATGATCGTGGGGTCATGTACACCATTTTGACTGCAGATGGGTTGGGGTGACTGTTGTGGGTGTGTCCTGCTGTACTGTGGCTGAGCTGAAGAAGGCCTGACCCACTCCTCTCACTCAGTTTCCCCTTGACTGCCTGGCATTTGGCACTGGCCACTGTAATGATGAGGTAATGCTGTTCGCAGCCTGCCTGTTGTCCATCCCTCCccctcccaccctccctccccACCTCTCCACCTCCCTCCTTCAGCAgtgcagcacagcacagcccAGCACTGCTGGGCCCTGGCTCTTCCTCAGGGTCCTAGAGCTCCCATGGTGGCTCACTCTCTGTTGGCggagctgttgttgtttataaCACGAGCGTGTTTTCAAACAGGAGATGCCACTGTGATTTAAATACTGCTCTGAGTCGGGTCAATGAGGAAACCGCTTCGGGTTTTCTTTTTCAAGTGAAACGCCAGTTATTGCAATTTCCTGTCCTTGTTTTGCAATTCACAGAGAACAGATAAAACGTGTGAAGGACTCAGACGATGTTCCCATGGTGCTTGTGGGAAACAAGTGTGACCTCCCAGCACGTACGGTGGACACGAGGCAAGCCCAGGAACTCGCCCGCTCCTACGGCATCCCGTACATCGAGACGTCTGCCAAG
Encoded proteins:
- the hrasb gene encoding HRas proto-oncogene, GTPase b, which translates into the protein MTEYKLVVVGAGGVGKSALTIQLIQNHFVDEYDPTIEDSYRKQVVIDGETCLLDILDTAGQEEYSAMRDQYMRTGEGFLCVFAINNTKSFEDIHQYREQIKRVKDSDDVPMVLVGNKCDLPARTVDTRQAQELARSYGIPYIETSAKTRQGVEDAFYTLVREIRQHKLRKLNPPDESGQDCMSCRCVVS